A stretch of the Proteus sp. ZN5 genome encodes the following:
- the cutC gene encoding choline trimethylamine-lyase: protein MAKYSLTPRVKMLAERLVSRNSSISTERATIFDSLDNSIAGVPQAIKPAQRFYEFIRHFPSYIAQDELIIGSQSSTPRGAIFHTEEEVRSDSIYRFLSINNSVASPDYMLVVNQGFLAIKAQLEDRIRSIGSAVNRSSMDEANYCKSAIYACDAALYFAQILSAKAENLAAMEGNPYRKAELLDSAAVLRKVPAKPAETFKEAVQVFYLLQLVLHLENGSYAINPMGFDKALYPFYQRDLDQGRLTQAQAYEIVESVWLKLAELSEVRATKEVDGYPMFDAMTQGVDINDPRVSINELSEMLLSARTNLSTLHSSLQVRLYNGRMNSQPQYAAPSANVVAPSADAGEFKVMEGLTPRLQRLRNRYLEARPSVSIYRALAFTEIVRNNPGLPPILLRAKAFRRACETAPILIQDEELIVGHPCGKPRAGAFSPDIAWRWVRDELDTMSTRPQDPFQISEEDKKVIREEIVPFWEGRSLDEICEAQYREAGVWEFSGETFVSDLSYHQINGGGDTCPGYDVLLFTKGMNGIKADAQAKLAELSMENPADIDRIYFYKASIESCEGVIAYAHRIAEHARELASKESNPQRREELLTIAQVNENVPANPPKTLQEALQSIWTVESLFEVEENQTGLSLGRLDQYCFPMYENDIKSGSLTREQALEMMQAFIIKCAELMWMSSELGAKYFAGYQPFINLTIGGQKRSGGDACNDLTYLIMDAVRFVKVYQPSLACRIHNQSPQQYMEKIVDVVKAGMGFPACHFDDSHIKMMLRKGFDFEDARDYCLMGCVEPQKSGRIYQWTSTGYTQWPIAIEFVLNRGRMVLFDSYQGLDTGDLRDLRTYEDFDRAVKEQVAHIVRLSAIGTVISQRVHRDVAPKPLMSLLVEGCMEQGKDVTAGGAMVNHGPGLIFSGLATYVDSMAAIRKLVYEDKKYTLEQIRDGLLANFEGQEELLRDCLNAPKFGNDDDVVDQYALDITEWTERECRKYKMLYSTFSHGTLSISNNTPIGELTAATPNGRLAWKPLSDGISPTQGADKHGPTAIIKSISKMNVETMNIGMVHNFKFLKGLLDTNEGRQGLITLLRTASILGNGQMQFSYVDNEVLKKAQLEPEKYRDLIVRVAGYSAYFVELCKEVQDEIISRTVIEKF from the coding sequence ATGGCCAAATATTCTTTGACGCCACGCGTAAAAATGCTGGCAGAACGTTTAGTTTCACGTAATAGCTCAATCAGTACAGAGCGTGCGACAATTTTTGATTCATTAGACAACAGCATTGCAGGTGTTCCACAAGCCATTAAACCTGCTCAACGTTTTTATGAGTTTATCCGCCATTTTCCAAGCTATATTGCACAAGATGAACTGATTATCGGCAGCCAGTCATCAACACCACGCGGTGCGATTTTCCATACCGAAGAAGAAGTGCGTAGCGACTCTATCTACCGTTTCTTAAGTATTAATAATAGCGTTGCATCACCTGATTATATGCTGGTGGTAAACCAAGGTTTCTTAGCCATTAAAGCGCAGCTTGAAGACAGAATTAGAAGCATTGGTAGTGCCGTAAATCGTAGCAGTATGGATGAGGCTAATTACTGTAAATCAGCTATTTATGCATGTGATGCAGCACTGTATTTTGCACAAATTCTGTCTGCAAAAGCAGAGAATTTAGCTGCAATGGAAGGTAACCCATACCGTAAAGCAGAATTATTAGATAGTGCAGCGGTATTACGTAAAGTACCTGCAAAACCAGCAGAAACCTTTAAAGAAGCGGTTCAAGTATTCTATTTATTGCAATTAGTCTTACATCTGGAAAATGGTAGCTATGCCATTAATCCAATGGGATTTGATAAAGCACTTTATCCATTCTATCAACGTGATCTCGACCAAGGTCGTTTAACACAAGCACAAGCGTATGAAATTGTTGAAAGTGTGTGGCTGAAATTAGCTGAGCTTTCAGAAGTGCGTGCAACCAAAGAAGTTGATGGTTATCCAATGTTTGATGCCATGACGCAAGGTGTTGATATCAACGATCCACGTGTCAGCATTAACGAATTATCAGAAATGTTGCTATCAGCTCGCACTAACTTGTCAACTTTACACAGTTCACTGCAAGTGCGTTTATACAATGGTCGTATGAATTCACAGCCTCAATACGCTGCGCCTTCTGCAAACGTTGTTGCACCAAGTGCTGATGCGGGTGAATTCAAAGTGATGGAAGGTTTAACGCCTCGCTTACAACGCTTACGTAATCGCTATTTAGAGGCTCGTCCAAGTGTCTCTATCTACCGAGCATTAGCATTTACTGAAATTGTCCGTAATAACCCAGGTTTACCACCGATTTTACTGCGCGCTAAAGCATTCCGTCGTGCATGTGAAACTGCACCTATCTTAATTCAAGATGAAGAACTGATTGTTGGACACCCTTGTGGAAAACCGCGTGCAGGTGCTTTCTCTCCTGATATCGCATGGCGTTGGGTTCGTGATGAACTTGATACCATGAGCACACGTCCACAAGATCCATTCCAAATTTCAGAGGAAGACAAAAAAGTCATTCGCGAAGAGATTGTTCCATTCTGGGAAGGTCGTTCTTTAGATGAAATTTGTGAAGCACAATACCGTGAAGCGGGTGTGTGGGAATTTAGTGGTGAAACTTTTGTCAGTGACCTTTCTTATCACCAAATCAATGGTGGTGGTGATACTTGCCCAGGTTATGACGTACTACTTTTCACCAAAGGTATGAACGGTATTAAAGCCGATGCGCAAGCAAAACTGGCTGAATTAAGCATGGAAAATCCTGCTGATATCGATCGTATCTACTTCTACAAAGCGTCTATTGAAAGCTGTGAAGGTGTGATTGCTTACGCCCATCGCATTGCGGAACATGCACGTGAATTAGCATCAAAAGAGAGTAATCCACAACGTCGTGAAGAGTTACTGACGATTGCTCAAGTTAACGAAAACGTACCTGCTAATCCACCAAAAACACTGCAAGAAGCACTGCAAAGTATCTGGACGGTTGAGTCACTGTTTGAAGTAGAAGAAAACCAAACAGGTCTTTCTTTAGGTCGTTTAGACCAATACTGCTTCCCAATGTATGAAAACGATATCAAATCAGGCAGTTTAACGCGTGAACAAGCATTGGAAATGATGCAAGCCTTTATCATCAAATGTGCTGAATTAATGTGGATGTCGAGTGAGTTAGGTGCGAAATATTTCGCAGGTTATCAACCATTTATCAACTTAACTATCGGTGGGCAAAAACGCTCTGGTGGCGATGCATGTAACGATTTAACTTACTTGATTATGGATGCAGTGCGCTTTGTGAAAGTGTATCAACCATCATTAGCATGTCGTATTCATAACCAATCACCACAGCAATATATGGAAAAAATCGTTGATGTAGTAAAAGCGGGTATGGGTTTCCCTGCCTGTCACTTCGATGATTCTCATATCAAGATGATGCTACGTAAAGGCTTCGACTTTGAAGATGCACGAGACTACTGCTTGATGGGTTGTGTTGAGCCACAAAAATCAGGTCGTATTTATCAATGGACATCAACAGGTTATACCCAATGGCCTATCGCAATTGAATTTGTATTAAACCGTGGCCGTATGGTGCTGTTTGATAGCTATCAAGGTTTAGACACTGGTGATTTACGAGATCTACGTACTTATGAAGATTTCGATCGCGCCGTAAAAGAACAAGTGGCACATATCGTTCGTTTATCCGCAATTGGTACTGTGATCAGTCAACGAGTTCACCGTGATGTAGCACCAAAACCATTAATGTCTCTGCTGGTTGAAGGCTGTATGGAACAAGGTAAAGACGTAACCGCGGGTGGTGCAATGGTGAACCATGGCCCAGGTCTGATCTTCTCCGGTTTAGCGACTTATGTGGACTCAATGGCTGCTATTCGCAAACTTGTTTATGAAGATAAAAAATACACCTTAGAACAAATTCGCGACGGCCTATTGGCGAATTTTGAAGGCCAAGAAGAGTTATTACGTGACTGCTTGAACGCACCGAAATTTGGTAACGATGATGATGTTGTTGACCAATATGCACTGGATATTACGGAATGGACTGAGCGTGAATGTCGTAAATACAAGATGCTCTACTCCACATTCAGTCACGGTACGCTGTCTATCTCTAACAATACGCCAATTGGTGAGTTAACTGCAGCCACACCAAATGGTCGCTTAGCATGGAAACCATTATCAGATGGTATCAGCCCAACACAAGGCGCTGATAAACATGGCCCAACTGCGATTATCAAATCAATCAGTAAGATGAATGTTGAAACTATGAACATCGGTATGGTTCATAACTTCAAATTCCTGAAAGGGTTGTTAGATACCAATGAAGGACGCCAAGGTTTAATTACTTTATTAAGAACGGCTTCAATTCTGGGTAACGGCCAGATGCAATTTAGCTATGTTGATAATGAAGTGCTGAAAAAAGCACAACTTGAGCCTGAAAAATACCGCGATTTGATTGTTCGCGTTGCAGGTTACAGTGCTTACTTCGTTGAATTATGTAAAGAAGTTCAGGATGAAATTATCAGTCGTACTGTGATTGAGAAATTCTAA
- the cutD gene encoding choline TMA-lyase-activating enzyme → METAAEIRGRIFNIQKYSIYDGDGIRTLVFLKGCNIRCPWCSNPEGLSSEFQVMYSHDKCVDCGKCVDVCPAGVHYMTTNESGKQVHRVDRAVDCIGCRKCEEVCISDALDIMGKDVSVSELMKIIMQDYDFYISSGGGVTIGGGEMSLQTDFAVALLRECKKMMINTAVETQATTNVTNYEKLAEVVDQFLIDIKHIDTTQHKALFGIGNENVRRNLERLMDLGANVVIRMPLVRGYNDSYDAITGAINYAMELSKRGNIQRIDILPYHQFGRNKYEKLEMIYPIKTDPSYTPEELDSLEAFFKKFDFDIRLVRH, encoded by the coding sequence ATGGAGACGGCGGCAGAAATAAGAGGGCGGATATTTAATATCCAGAAATACTCTATTTATGACGGTGATGGTATTCGTACTCTCGTTTTTTTAAAAGGCTGTAATATCCGCTGCCCTTGGTGTTCAAATCCAGAAGGTCTCAGCAGTGAATTTCAGGTGATGTACTCTCACGACAAATGCGTAGATTGCGGTAAATGCGTTGATGTTTGTCCTGCTGGTGTGCATTACATGACAACCAATGAAAGTGGCAAACAAGTTCATCGTGTTGATCGCGCTGTTGATTGTATTGGTTGTCGTAAATGTGAAGAAGTCTGTATCTCTGATGCCCTTGATATTATGGGAAAAGATGTTTCAGTCTCAGAGCTAATGAAAATCATCATGCAAGATTATGACTTTTACATCTCTTCAGGAGGTGGTGTCACAATCGGTGGCGGTGAAATGAGTTTACAAACTGATTTTGCGGTCGCGCTTTTACGAGAATGTAAAAAAATGATGATCAATACTGCAGTGGAAACACAAGCGACCACTAATGTGACGAATTATGAAAAATTAGCGGAAGTGGTTGATCAATTTCTGATTGATATCAAACACATTGATACCACTCAGCATAAAGCACTGTTTGGTATTGGTAATGAGAATGTTCGTCGTAACCTAGAACGTTTGATGGATCTCGGTGCAAATGTGGTGATCCGTATGCCTTTAGTACGAGGCTATAACGACTCTTATGACGCGATCACTGGGGCGATTAACTACGCAATGGAACTCTCAAAACGCGGCAATATTCAGCGTATCGATATTCTTCCTTATCACCAATTTGGGCGTAACAAATACGAAAAATTGGAAATGATCTACCCGATAAAAACCGACCCAAGTTATACGCCAGAAGAGTTAGACAGCTTAGAAGCCTTCTTTAAGAAATTTGATTTCGATATCCGTCTTGTCCGTCACTAA
- a CDS encoding multidrug efflux SMR transporter, which produces MFTGFLWLALSIGSEITGTSMIKKTNGFSKLAPSVLVIAAYCICYFALTRAMGYIPVGVAYSLWCGFGIVGVTLVAMILYKQKPDLPAIFSMALIISGGIIMNTFSTM; this is translated from the coding sequence ATGTTTACCGGATTTTTATGGCTGGCGCTGTCTATTGGTTCTGAAATCACTGGTACATCAATGATTAAAAAGACCAATGGCTTTAGTAAATTAGCCCCTTCTGTTTTAGTTATTGCTGCTTACTGTATTTGTTATTTCGCCTTAACACGCGCAATGGGATATATTCCTGTGGGTGTGGCGTATTCACTGTGGTGTGGATTTGGTATTGTCGGTGTGACCTTGGTTGCGATGATTTTATATAAGCAAAAACCAGATTTACCAGCCATATTCTCTATGGCATTGATTATCTCTGGTGGGATAATTATGAATACATTCTCTACTATGTAG
- a CDS encoding BMC domain-containing protein — protein sequence MNSLGVIETRGLTAAIQAADAACKAANVEIIGYRKVGSGLVSICFQGEISAVRTAIDHGVDVVSQKELVIGSLVIARPEPSVITKLLTVKGKKKAPIVAEKVQEAAIEKVVETTVETVVETRAEAPVKNKIEHIEVTKEVADLKTQNIASETKAVTDKAQSSKKEIKPESRKGKK from the coding sequence ATGAACAGTTTAGGTGTAATTGAAACGCGAGGATTAACCGCAGCTATTCAAGCCGCTGATGCAGCTTGTAAAGCGGCAAATGTAGAAATTATCGGATACCGAAAAGTGGGATCTGGTTTGGTATCAATCTGTTTTCAGGGAGAGATCAGTGCAGTAAGAACAGCAATTGATCATGGCGTTGATGTGGTGAGTCAAAAAGAGCTGGTGATTGGTTCATTGGTGATCGCAAGACCAGAGCCAAGCGTTATTACTAAACTGCTTACAGTTAAAGGTAAGAAAAAAGCCCCTATTGTCGCTGAAAAAGTGCAAGAGGCGGCTATTGAAAAAGTTGTTGAAACCACCGTTGAAACAGTCGTTGAGACAAGAGCTGAAGCTCCTGTTAAAAACAAAATTGAGCACATTGAAGTCACAAAAGAAGTTGCAGATTTGAAGACTCAAAATATTGCTTCTGAAACTAAAGCAGTAACAGATAAAGCACAAAGCAGTAAAAAAGAGATCAAACCAGAAAGCCGTAAAGGTAAAAAATAA
- a CDS encoding helix-turn-helix domain-containing protein, giving the protein MKTLQQAIAERSPESQERIKKMADELILETELQILREELNISQRELATHLGISQPAITQIEQRGNDLKLATLKRYVEALGGKLSLTIELPTGEGRVFHL; this is encoded by the coding sequence ATGAAAACACTTCAACAAGCTATCGCTGAACGTTCTCCTGAAAGCCAAGAGCGTATAAAAAAAATGGCTGATGAATTGATACTAGAAACAGAACTACAAATCTTACGAGAAGAGTTAAATATTTCACAAAGAGAACTTGCTACTCACCTAGGGATTTCTCAACCTGCGATTACCCAAATCGAGCAAAGAGGTAACGATCTAAAACTGGCAACATTAAAACGCTATGTTGAAGCTTTAGGCGGTAAACTTAGCTTAACGATTGAATTACCTACTGGTGAAGGTCGTGTATTTCATCTTTAA
- a CDS encoding multidrug efflux SMR transporter — MSPKAKSWLWMLAVIISETSATSTLKMFDNSEGTTKTLLLGLIVVLYVICYYSLSRAVKNIPVGLAYATWSGTGILVVSSLGMLFYGQHPDTAAMIGMAVIASGIVIMNLFSKMGSEEEEEETTETSNIKQTASPVNK; from the coding sequence ATGTCACCAAAAGCTAAATCATGGCTTTGGATGCTGGCGGTTATTATTTCAGAAACCTCAGCAACCTCTACTTTAAAAATGTTTGATAATAGCGAAGGAACAACCAAAACACTATTGTTAGGATTAATTGTTGTTTTATACGTTATTTGTTATTACTCATTATCACGAGCAGTTAAAAATATTCCTGTTGGTCTGGCTTATGCAACGTGGTCAGGTACAGGTATTTTAGTGGTTTCTTCTTTAGGTATGTTGTTTTATGGCCAACACCCTGATACTGCTGCAATGATTGGTATGGCTGTTATTGCTAGTGGTATTGTGATTATGAATCTCTTCTCAAAAATGGGTTCTGAAGAAGAGGAAGAAGAAACAACTGAAACCTCTAATATTAAACAAACTGCATCGCCAGTTAATAAGTAA
- a CDS encoding phosphate propanoyltransferase, which yields MINQQLMGKILSRLPVHGVMLGETQGMAIPVGISNRHVHLSQQDVEALFGKGYQLTPFKDLKQPGQFAAKECVMVVGPKGSISKVRVLGPVRPQSQLEISKADCFVLGVKAPVRESGDLVGSGQAVLMGPAGHVELQEQVICAQRHIHMSEIDARMLNVTNGQKVHVKTEGERSLIFDEVVVRVSEKFALEFHIDTDEANAAGLRNNDSVFIVS from the coding sequence ATGATTAATCAACAACTCATGGGAAAAATTCTCTCTCGCTTGCCCGTTCATGGAGTGATGTTGGGAGAAACGCAAGGAATGGCTATCCCTGTTGGTATTTCTAATCGTCATGTGCATCTTTCACAGCAAGATGTTGAAGCGTTATTTGGCAAAGGTTATCAACTCACCCCGTTTAAAGATCTTAAACAACCGGGTCAGTTTGCAGCAAAAGAGTGTGTGATGGTTGTGGGACCCAAAGGCTCGATCAGTAAAGTTCGAGTTTTAGGGCCGGTTCGTCCGCAAAGTCAGTTAGAAATCTCAAAAGCAGACTGTTTTGTATTAGGTGTAAAAGCACCAGTACGTGAATCAGGTGATTTAGTCGGTTCAGGTCAAGCTGTATTAATGGGGCCTGCGGGTCATGTTGAATTACAAGAGCAAGTGATCTGTGCTCAACGCCATATTCATATGAGTGAAATTGACGCCAGAATGTTAAATGTCACCAATGGGCAAAAAGTACACGTTAAAACAGAGGGTGAGCGTAGCCTGATTTTTGATGAAGTTGTTGTTCGTGTTAGTGAAAAATTCGCTCTGGAATTTCATATAGATACTGATGAAGCTAATGCTGCAGGGCTTCGTAACAACGATAGCGTATTTATTGTCAGCTAA
- a CDS encoding 1-propanol dehydrogenase PduQ, with product MSEFLIKPKIQFGTNALDFLSGLTARRAFVVTDKAMVKFGFANKVTDKLMQRGIEFQVYDDVASDPDISAIVSGMKMMDAHYPDLVIALGGGSVIDAAKAVMYSLWHARKESNRTKPQFIAIPTTSGTGSEVTSFSVIKSRSEKLVLVDEFMLPDVAILDPELVKSVPPAITADTGMDVLCHALEAYVSKAASDFSDAMAEKAVKLVFGHLIDCHHQGDNLSAREKMHNASCIAGMAFTNASLGITHSLAHALGGVFHVPHGRANALLMTHVVAFNANLHGDCNSEAAKRYAYLAQSLGLPANTVREGVTSLIVAINVLKDEMGMPKSIRDTGVSEADFYARLTEMVGQALRDSCTPTNPRDVNTHQLETLYRQAFAGVSHS from the coding sequence ATGAGTGAGTTTCTGATAAAACCCAAAATTCAGTTTGGCACCAATGCACTGGATTTTCTTTCTGGGTTAACTGCCCGCCGCGCATTTGTGGTGACAGATAAAGCAATGGTGAAGTTTGGCTTTGCAAATAAAGTCACTGACAAGTTAATGCAACGGGGTATCGAGTTCCAAGTTTACGATGATGTTGCTTCAGATCCGGATATTTCAGCCATCGTAAGTGGTATGAAGATGATGGATGCGCATTATCCAGATTTGGTTATCGCACTCGGTGGTGGATCAGTGATTGATGCCGCGAAAGCCGTTATGTACTCCCTCTGGCATGCCCGTAAAGAGAGCAACAGAACAAAACCACAATTTATTGCTATCCCAACCACTAGCGGTACAGGCTCTGAAGTGACCTCTTTTTCAGTGATCAAATCACGCAGTGAAAAATTGGTCTTGGTTGATGAGTTTATGTTGCCTGATGTCGCCATTCTCGATCCTGAGTTGGTGAAATCTGTACCCCCTGCAATTACGGCAGATACAGGTATGGATGTCCTTTGTCATGCACTAGAAGCTTATGTTTCTAAAGCGGCATCTGATTTTTCTGATGCGATGGCAGAAAAAGCCGTCAAGTTAGTATTTGGTCATCTTATTGATTGCCACCATCAAGGTGACAACTTATCTGCTCGCGAAAAAATGCATAACGCATCTTGTATTGCAGGCATGGCATTTACTAACGCTTCGTTGGGTATTACTCACAGTCTTGCCCATGCATTAGGTGGTGTATTCCACGTACCTCACGGTCGTGCAAATGCGTTATTGATGACACATGTTGTCGCCTTTAACGCCAATCTTCATGGTGATTGTAATAGTGAAGCAGCAAAACGTTACGCCTATCTTGCTCAAAGCTTAGGACTTCCAGCTAACACAGTAAGAGAAGGGGTAACCAGTTTAATCGTCGCCATTAATGTATTGAAAGATGAAATGGGTATGCCGAAGAGTATTCGCGATACCGGTGTCAGTGAAGCGGACTTTTATGCCCGTTTAACGGAAATGGTCGGACAGGCTTTACGAGATAGTTGTACGCCGACAAATCCACGTGACGTGAACACACACCAATTAGAAACATTGTATCGTCAGGCATTTGCCGGTGTATCACACAGTTAA
- a CDS encoding EutN/CcmL family microcompartment protein encodes MILAKVIGHVVATQKSPELKGSNLLMIATLDDELKPLKNKTYVAVDSVGAGINDVVLAEEYFALNKERYKAMSVVAIVEKVYRDSKE; translated from the coding sequence ATGATCCTCGCAAAGGTAATCGGACACGTAGTAGCGACACAAAAAAGCCCAGAACTTAAAGGTAGCAATTTATTAATGATAGCGACCTTAGATGATGAGCTTAAGCCACTGAAGAACAAAACGTATGTTGCAGTGGATAGTGTAGGTGCAGGTATCAACGATGTTGTGTTGGCTGAAGAATACTTCGCACTGAACAAAGAACGTTACAAAGCGATGTCAGTGGTTGCCATTGTTGAGAAGGTTTATCGGGACAGTAAGGAGTAA